GTCCAGCCTACGCTCATTTATCAAGAGAGCAACAACGTACTGAATATAAGCTAGTTTTTAAGCAAATTGGCAGAAATATTGCTCAAGGCTCAGTCAAAGATTTGGCAACTGGCGAATTTGCTCAAAAGCTTCAGCAACAAACCAATGTAAATCAACTTGATTTAGTCTATAGAGACTGTTGGCAGAAGCTAGCTGCCCAACAATATAAAATAGTGAGCCAATCTCTCGATATAATTGCCTCACTGAGTGAATTAAACCTGGTATATATGGTGACCAAGGAAGTCCAAACTTCACCCCCAGCAATCAAAATGCCAGAGTCAACCTCAAACCAAGCTACAGGAGGATTAGTAGAACAGTATCTCCGTCGCGCTAATGACCATATAGCCAGCAAAAATTTTGCCAGAGCAATTTTAGAACTCCGAGACGCGATTAACCTAGAGCCG
Above is a genomic segment from Merismopedia glauca CCAP 1448/3 containing:
- a CDS encoding J domain-containing protein, producing MYFKIERGLFKYEFADHYAVLGVPLEANPDQIRERYKYVARQLHPDSCKAASAKEREFATQLFSKLVSPAYAHLSREQQRTEYKLVFKQIGRNIAQGSVKDLATGEFAQKLQQQTNVNQLDLVYRDCWQKLAAQQYKIVSQSLDIIASLSELNLVYMVTKEVQTSPPAIKMPESTSNQATGGLVEQYLRRANDHIASKNFARAILELRDAINLEPNNSTCNSLLAKAYLQQNQGTMANMYITKALNLNPQDPIALDLKKILDKSKNPAKAEKRGFLDGIFRANQK